DNA from Capsicum annuum cultivar UCD-10X-F1 unplaced genomic scaffold, UCD10Xv1.1 ctg59360, whole genome shotgun sequence:
TTTGTTTAATGATCGAGATTGAGTATCGAGCAACTATGCTTCAATCACAAGCTAGTTGGGGCCGAATATATGAATCTTTCATTGTCCATGTCACTCAAGATCCCACGTTCTCAATTTATTATCAATCTTTATAATACCGGATAGTACTGAATGATCGAGTTTGAGCATGCGTACCTTTTTTACTTCAGGAGATAGATTATTCCAAGATTCAGCAATCTTCTTTGTGAATTCCTTATCTCTACGCAGACGAAGAGATTTGAGCATGGAGTGTTGTTCAGCAAAGAAGAAGTTGTATCCACTCCTTTTAGATTTTGGGAGATTAGCGTctctcctcttcttcctcttgtTCCCCGAACCTGAATTGGAAGGTGCAACTGAGTTACAAGTTTGTCCAGATAATCCGGAAGAAGGCGATGGAACTTGTTGGTATTGATGGGAAAGTACTCCATTAAGAACTTCTGATCCAAGTTTGATGGATACGAGATAACCATCGTCAAATTTGCCATAAATTGTCCCTTCTGCTTGGAAACTCATTGATCATAAATACACAAGAGAATATCAGAATAACCAATGTGAGCAACCATTGAGTTATGTAAAGTGAACAGACATGTGCACGAACCATTCCATGTTCATTCAAGGAGTTTGATGAGTTGCACCTTAATTAAGTTTCACCACTATTTCATACAATTTTCAGCATAATTTAAGCACAAGTTAAGA
Protein-coding regions in this window:
- the LOC124893426 gene encoding high mobility group B protein 9-like; translated protein: MSFQAEGTIYGKFDDGYLVSIKLGSEVLNGVLSHQYQQVPSPSSGLSGQTCNSVAPSNSGSGNKRKKRRDANLPKSKRSGYNFFFAEQHSMLKSLRLRRDKEFTKKIAESWNNLSPEVKK